GATCGTCTGGTCTTGGCCCTCGGGCGTGTAGAGGCCGAAGATCATGATCGTGTCCGAGCCGAACTGTTTGGTCAGCACGCTGTAATACGACTTGGCCGGATTATCGCTGGGTAAGAATTCCTTGATCTCGTTGCTGATCCTGATTTTCGGGATCTGCAAGGCGAAAAAGATCGTGACGATCAAAGTGGCGACCAGTATCAACTTCGGATTGTTCAGGACGAACTTGCTCCAAAGGCGCATTATTTGTTGTTCCTTCCATTGTCGATGGCTTGCAGTTCGCGTTCCATTCCCTGCGCGATCGCCTCGAGATGTTCCAGAAGTTGTCCGAGCTGTGCGGGGTTAAGGTGTTTGATCACCTGCTCGGTAAATTTCCGCCGGTAGGCCGTGATTTCGCGAAACAGGCGCTTACCGGCCCGCGATAGCTGTACGCGCACCACGCGCCGATCCTCGGGATCGGGACGGCGCTCGACGAACCCGCGCTCGATCAGCCGGTCGATGATCCCGGTCAGGGTGCTCGGAGCCAGGCGCAGACCGTCGGCCAAACAGCTCATGGTTTGCATCCCCTGTTCGCCCAGCGCGCTGAGGGTGATCACCTGCTGCGAGGGCATGCGCGAGATCCTGCCGTGCAGCACCTGCGCCTCAAGGTAGCGGTCGATCATCCGCTGCAGCAGATCTTGGATTTTCCGAATCTCCGGGTCGTCCATGTTATTTCGATCTCTGAATATTTCAAGATTCGAAGCTTATGACGCAGCATGTTAATGATTCACATCATACGCGTCAACTTAAATAATCGTGCAAACTACGCCGGTAAACGGGTTGCGGCCTCGGCGGCCGCATTGACTAGATAACAACGGCCGCGGGCCTTTTGAGAGCCGGATGATAAAAACCGTTAAGAAACCTCGGTTTTGCCTGCAAGATGGCTTGACATCACGTGGCTTGGCATGGAGAATTTCACCGCCCGCGACCCTACGGGGAACGCATCATACGTACCGGTCTTCGTACGTCGAGAGGAGCTTTTCGTGCGACATCTGAGTTTGATCATCGCGGCCTTCGCGGCCTTGGTATTACTCTACGCATCGCCCGCGTTGGCTGGTCCGACGCTTGATCTCGATGCCACCCTCGATGCGATTGACGCGGATCGTGTAAACGGCGAGCTGAGCTACGAACAGGCCCTGGTGGCCAAGGTTCATGCCCTCAGTGGCGGAGGCCAGGATTCGCAGTACGCCCAGCCCGGCGTCGGCGGAGCGTCGCTGTCCCAGCCGCAGTGCGGCACGCCGGTGATCCTCGAGGTCCTGGCGGCCTACGATTCGCTCTCGGACTGGGCGCGCGACGAGATCGACGCTGTCCTGCTGGTCGGCGGTGACCAAAGTTTTACTCCTCCGACCCTGCCGGACAAGGCGCGCATTCCGCGCCCGGGTCACGACACGCCGTTCTCCGAGCAGTCCGAGCATTTCAACATCAAGTGGGGCACGCTCAATCCGCCGACTACCCTCCAGGTGGAGTTGATGATCGAAGCCCTGGAGCAGTCGTGGGACACTGAGGTGGTGGCGATGGGCTACCCGG
This portion of the Candidatus Alcyoniella australis genome encodes:
- a CDS encoding MarR family transcriptional regulator, encoding MDDPEIRKIQDLLQRMIDRYLEAQVLHGRISRMPSQQVITLSALGEQGMQTMSCLADGLRLAPSTLTGIIDRLIERGFVERRPDPEDRRVVRVQLSRAGKRLFREITAYRRKFTEQVIKHLNPAQLGQLLEHLEAIAQGMERELQAIDNGRNNK